In Polaribacter sp. Hel_I_88, the following proteins share a genomic window:
- a CDS encoding sugar isomerase: protein MKLTKQHIEDDNKKSISSHHNSYNFLADSLTSKGHNVNNILSKLSEFQVAVPSWALGAGGTRFGRFSFYGEPSTLEEKIDDVGILHALTQTAGAVSLHIPWDIPTDYAAIKEKAKALHIKFDSVNSNTFQDQKNAKESYKFGSLSNTSQAVRDQAIQHNLDVINIGDKLGSKSLTVWLADGSSFPGQNNFQTAFQNTQNSLIDIYAGLPEDWKLLIEYKPYEPNFYSTVIQDWGASLMLANGCGEKAFTLVDLGHHLPNSNIEQIVSILMLKGKLGGFHFNDSKYGDDDLTVGSIKPYALFLIFNELVYGMQNNPQNPDLAWMIDASHNIKDPLEDLLQSLEAIQEAYAKALLIDQKKLKTAQLENDVTKCQEILQDAFRTDVRPLLSAARLLTGGAINPIQSYRNLAVRDGLIKERGKHTVATGL, encoded by the coding sequence ATGAAATTAACAAAACAACATATAGAAGACGATAATAAAAAAAGTATTTCTTCTCATCATAATAGTTATAACTTTTTGGCAGACTCATTAACTTCTAAAGGTCACAATGTAAATAATATTTTATCAAAATTATCAGAATTTCAAGTTGCAGTGCCAAGTTGGGCTTTAGGTGCTGGAGGTACACGTTTTGGTCGTTTTTCATTTTATGGAGAACCATCAACTTTAGAAGAAAAGATAGATGATGTAGGTATTTTACATGCTTTAACACAAACTGCTGGTGCTGTTTCATTGCATATTCCTTGGGATATTCCAACTGATTACGCTGCGATTAAAGAAAAGGCAAAGGCTTTACATATCAAATTCGATTCTGTAAATTCTAATACATTTCAAGATCAAAAAAATGCAAAAGAAAGTTATAAGTTTGGCTCTTTAAGTAACACAAGTCAGGCAGTTAGAGACCAAGCAATTCAGCATAATTTAGATGTTATCAATATTGGAGATAAATTAGGTTCTAAAAGTTTAACGGTTTGGTTGGCAGATGGTTCTTCTTTTCCTGGACAAAATAATTTTCAAACTGCTTTTCAAAACACACAAAATAGCTTAATTGATATTTATGCAGGTTTGCCAGAAGATTGGAAATTGTTAATCGAATACAAACCTTATGAACCCAACTTTTATTCAACTGTAATACAGGATTGGGGAGCTTCTTTAATGTTGGCAAATGGTTGTGGAGAAAAAGCATTTACTTTGGTAGATTTAGGACACCATTTACCAAACTCTAATATCGAACAAATTGTTTCTATTTTAATGCTGAAAGGTAAATTAGGCGGATTTCATTTTAATGATAGTAAATATGGTGATGACGATTTAACTGTTGGAAGTATCAAACCTTATGCTTTATTCTTAATTTTTAACGAATTGGTTTACGGAATGCAAAACAATCCTCAAAACCCAGACTTGGCTTGGATGATTGATGCCAGTCATAATATAAAAGATCCTTTAGAAGATTTATTACAATCTTTAGAAGCTATTCAAGAGGCATACGCAAAAGCTTTATTGATAGATCAAAAAAAGCTAAAAACGGCTCAATTAGAAAACGACGTTACTAAATGTCAAGAAATTTTACAAGATGCATTCAGAACAGATGTTAGACCACTTTTATCAGCAGCAAGATTACTAACTGGGGGTGCAATTAATCCGATTCAAAGCTATAGAAATTTAGCGGTAAGAGATGGTTTAATTAAGGAAAGAGGAAAGCATACAGTAGCAACTGGATTATAA
- a CDS encoding FGGY-family carbohydrate kinase → MAQKVTAVFDIGKTNKKFFLFDKNYKEVYREYASFDLIEDEDGHPTENLEALQVWLKEIFYRVLKNEEFSIKAINFSTYGASFVHLDEEGNPLTPLYNYTKEINEDLVDGFYEKYGPELELTRTTGSPKSGLLNSGMQLYWIKHTKPEIFKKIKYSLHLPQYLSFVFTGIPISEYTSIGCHTSLWNYETKDYQAWVYREGIHKVLPPIVSTETSINMNYNGTRIKVGVGIHDSSSALLPYVRSVKKPFVLVSTGTWSIALNPFSDVPLTTEETEAGCINYMRINGKPVKSSRLFLGNEYKLQVEELSRKFNVDKDYHKTIEFDYEVYFEIIKEFQYCFTWKSFSDKNMPKKTSYSYHTFEHAYHQLMIELVQLQVQGIKKIADTQEIDRLYVDGGFTDNDLYIKLLSYYLRGMKLRTTKASLGSALGAAIAISDSKLNSKFLKKNYALKKHVPFIAI, encoded by the coding sequence ATGGCACAAAAAGTAACAGCAGTTTTTGACATCGGAAAAACAAATAAAAAGTTTTTTCTGTTTGATAAAAACTATAAAGAAGTTTATAGAGAATATGCCTCTTTTGATTTAATTGAAGACGAAGATGGTCATCCAACAGAAAATTTAGAGGCTTTACAAGTTTGGCTAAAAGAAATATTTTATCGTGTTTTAAAAAATGAAGAGTTTTCTATTAAAGCAATAAATTTTTCTACGTATGGAGCAAGTTTTGTGCATTTAGATGAAGAAGGAAATCCATTAACACCTCTTTATAATTACACCAAAGAAATTAATGAAGATTTAGTTGATGGTTTTTATGAAAAATATGGTCCAGAGTTAGAATTAACAAGAACTACAGGTTCTCCAAAATCTGGGTTGTTAAATTCAGGAATGCAATTGTATTGGATCAAACATACAAAGCCAGAAATATTTAAAAAGATAAAATATTCGTTGCATTTGCCACAATATTTAAGCTTTGTTTTTACAGGAATTCCTATTAGCGAATATACAAGTATTGGTTGCCACACTTCCTTATGGAATTATGAAACCAAAGATTATCAAGCTTGGGTTTATAGAGAAGGAATTCATAAGGTTTTACCTCCAATAGTTTCTACAGAAACAAGCATCAATATGAATTATAATGGTACAAGAATTAAAGTTGGTGTTGGTATTCATGATAGTTCCTCAGCACTTTTACCTTATGTAAGAAGTGTAAAAAAACCATTTGTATTGGTTTCTACAGGTACTTGGTCTATTGCTTTAAATCCGTTTTCAGATGTTCCTTTAACCACAGAAGAAACAGAAGCAGGTTGTATAAATTATATGAGAATTAATGGAAAACCTGTTAAATCTTCAAGATTATTTTTGGGTAATGAGTATAAACTTCAAGTAGAAGAATTATCAAGAAAGTTTAATGTTGATAAAGACTATCATAAAACTATAGAATTTGATTATGAAGTATATTTTGAAATTATAAAAGAGTTTCAATATTGTTTTACATGGAAATCTTTTTCAGATAAAAATATGCCTAAAAAAACAAGTTATTCTTACCATACTTTTGAGCATGCTTATCACCAATTAATGATAGAATTGGTACAACTTCAAGTACAAGGGATCAAGAAAATTGCAGATACTCAAGAAATAGATCGTTTGTATGTTGATGGTGGTTTCACGGATAATGATTTATATATCAAACTATTATCTTACTATTTAAGAGGTATGAAATTAAGAACTACAAAAGCTTCTTTAGGCTCTGCCTTAGGTGCAGCTATCGCTATTTCAGACTCAAAATTAAATTCAAAATTTTTAAAGAAGAATTATGCTTTAAAAAAGCACGTTCCTTTTATTGCTATTTAA